DNA sequence from the Methanobacterium petrolearium genome:
CATCAGCCCCAAAGGGATAGTACTCCTCTTCAAAATAAACATTCAAATAAATTTCATTCCCCCGAACCATAATTGGGTCCTCTAAAACATGAGTGAGTTTAGCAAAATCTTCATCTGTAAGGCCAGTTACGTGGTAAGTCACATAATAACGTTTTAAACTATCTGAAAATCCATAATCAGTTATTTTAACCTGCAATCGCAAATTTTATTCCCCCTGCCTATTCAATGACCATGTCAAACCATCCAATTATTCTACATCCTTACTATTTTTCTATGCAGTTTCACAGGTAAAATCCAGTTCATCCCCAATATCCGTCTGGGATTCTGCTAATTTGCCTTTTTCCAGTTCAATTACGTATCTGGCTGGTGCCACTGGTGTGTAAATAGTCCAAGGGTCCAGAGTGACCGTGTCCACTATTTTTTTGTCTGAATCAGCAAAAATAACATCTAAGGGTATGCGCATGAAGAACATGTGTATTCCTGAAGCTCTTTGGCTTCTATCAGAAGGTAATTTTAAAATAAGTCCCCTTTCAAGGTTTTTTACCAGCATCAATCCCTTGAAACGGGAGAAAAAACTATCGGCCACATCGGCATTTCCCAGGTTGCTTCCCTTAGTTTTATTTACTATAAACACATAACTCATACAGATAGTTTTAACCTACTCATTATAATAGGTTTTTTATAACTTTGAGGGATTTTATATGAGAAATATAATTGTGAAAAAGCTTATCCAGAAGCCCATTGAGGAGCAAGAGATAGAAATTGTGGAAAGGAAAGGTATAGGGCACCCTGACAGTATCAGTGATGGAATAGCAGAATCAGTCAGTCGTGGGCTATGCAATGCTTACCTTGATAATTTTGGAGGAGTACTTCACCATAACACTGATGAAGTACAGATAACAGCTGGAGAATCTAACCCTGTATTCGGAGGAGGAGAAATCATCAAACCAATGGATATCCTCCTAACCGGAAGAGGAGTCCCAGAATATGAAGGCAAAAAGATCGGTATTGATAGAATAGCCATTAGTGCAGCCAAAGAATACCTTAAAGAAGCTCTTATCAATCTGGACATAGAGACTTGCACCGTGGTGGAGTGCAAAATCGGGCATGGTTCCGGAGACCTGGTGGATGTTTTCGGAAGAGAAGGAATGCCAAAATCCAATGATACATCCTTCGGAGTTGGTTTCGCACCATTTTCTGAAACTGAAAGGACAGTAATGGCCATTGAAGAACTTTTAAACTCCAAATCATTTAAAAAGAAATATCCACAAGTGGGTGAAGACATAAAGGTCATGGGACTCAGAG
Encoded proteins:
- a CDS encoding DUF5750 family protein, which encodes MRLQVKITDYGFSDSLKRYYVTYHVTGLTDEDFAKLTHVLEDPIMVRGNEIYLNVYFEEEYYPFGADDSKNRLGDYQAREEIEMTAYLLDLLEND
- a CDS encoding DUF192 domain-containing protein; translation: MSYVFIVNKTKGSNLGNADVADSFFSRFKGLMLVKNLERGLILKLPSDRSQRASGIHMFFMRIPLDVIFADSDKKIVDTVTLDPWTIYTPVAPARYVIELEKGKLAESQTDIGDELDFTCETA
- a CDS encoding methionine adenosyltransferase produces the protein MRNIIVKKLIQKPIEEQEIEIVERKGIGHPDSISDGIAESVSRGLCNAYLDNFGGVLHHNTDEVQITAGESNPVFGGGEIIKPMDILLTGRGVPEYEGKKIGIDRIAISAAKEYLKEALINLDIETCTVVECKIGHGSGDLVDVFGREGMPKSNDTSFGVGFAPFSETERTVMAIEELLNSKSFKKKYPQVGEDIKVMGLRDHDKITLTVAVAMISKYVDGCEIYMETKEALKEIVTKLALEHTSRDVEAFINTADDPTCNTEEGYYLTVTGTSAEMGDDGSVGRGNRANGLITPNRPMSMEATSGKNPINHVGKIYNLLSTQIANDIVKEVEGVNQAHLMILSQIGAPIDQPKAASAQLILDKGYEMEKVRSEVQGVMDTWLADINKITEMLIQGKLRTF